One part of the Sphaerochaeta sp. genome encodes these proteins:
- a CDS encoding ribokinase produces MKILNIGSLNVDHTYAVDAFLKPGETKSSLGLHVFCGGKGLNQSIAAAKAGCEVYHAGFFGEGSEMLRDALVESGVDVSLMETSPVTCGHTIIEVDHNGQNCILLYGGSNKALTTAYIDSAVSHFGPDDVLLLQNEVNLVGYAMEAAHKRGMRIAFNAAPMDEEVKGYPLDLVDWLFVNEVEGAALSGKQSFPDILAELRRKYPRTTIVLTLGKQGLLYQDGDGVIQMGTYLDAPVVDTTAAGDTFIGFFLAGVAKKEPVKDCLSFATAASSVCIGRPGASPSIPYAREVEQALSNGSLGRIR; encoded by the coding sequence ATGAAAATCCTCAATATCGGGTCGTTGAATGTGGATCACACCTATGCGGTGGATGCGTTCCTCAAGCCGGGGGAGACCAAGTCTTCGTTGGGTCTCCATGTTTTCTGTGGCGGAAAAGGGTTGAACCAGAGCATCGCCGCCGCCAAAGCGGGGTGCGAGGTGTACCATGCCGGATTCTTCGGCGAGGGGTCGGAGATGCTCCGCGACGCATTGGTGGAAAGCGGTGTGGATGTCTCGTTGATGGAGACTTCACCGGTGACCTGCGGGCATACCATCATCGAAGTCGACCACAACGGACAGAACTGCATCCTTTTGTATGGGGGTTCCAACAAGGCGCTTACCACTGCATACATTGATTCCGCCGTTTCCCATTTCGGGCCGGATGACGTGCTTTTGCTGCAGAACGAGGTCAACCTGGTGGGCTACGCCATGGAGGCTGCCCACAAGAGGGGAATGCGGATCGCGTTCAATGCCGCTCCGATGGATGAAGAAGTGAAGGGTTATCCGCTGGATTTGGTCGACTGGCTGTTCGTCAACGAGGTGGAGGGGGCCGCCCTCAGCGGGAAACAGTCGTTCCCGGATATCCTCGCGGAACTCAGACGGAAGTATCCCCGCACCACCATCGTGCTGACGTTGGGGAAGCAGGGGCTGCTCTACCAGGATGGGGACGGGGTGATCCAGATGGGGACGTACCTGGACGCGCCGGTGGTGGACACCACGGCGGCGGGGGATACGTTCATCGGGTTCTTCCTGGCCGGTGTCGCCAAGAAAGAGCCGGTGAAGGATTGCCTCTCCTTCGCTACGGCGGCAAGTAGCGTCTGTATCGGACGCCCGGGAGCTTCTCCTTCCATCCCGTATGCCAGGGAAGTGGAGCAGGCGCTCTCCAATGGGTCGTTGGGAAGGATTCGATAA
- a CDS encoding zinc dependent phospholipase C family protein: MKMLCHWALGRYLASWFMRDQSPLRRFFFKLGSIEPDYNPVTYLRGFKTVERFRGHNYRNVCGTIQHLTFNLLYTGESDIKTFYYLGKLCHYTTDAFTYPHNVTFTGTIREHMRYEKRLKWYFIRLLLQNPTPPEIHPYTGTLFDMIEHAHQQYLKVNPSKENDAAFTLQTVSNVVQEFTELFARQAMWLGSVPGTAD, from the coding sequence ATGAAAATGCTCTGTCATTGGGCTCTTGGCCGGTACCTCGCATCATGGTTCATGCGGGATCAATCCCCCTTGCGCCGATTCTTCTTCAAATTGGGTTCCATCGAACCTGATTACAATCCCGTCACCTATCTGAGAGGCTTCAAGACGGTTGAACGGTTCCGTGGCCACAACTACCGCAATGTATGCGGTACCATCCAACATCTGACGTTCAATCTGCTGTACACCGGGGAGAGCGACATCAAGACGTTCTACTATCTGGGAAAGCTCTGCCATTACACGACGGACGCGTTCACCTATCCCCACAACGTCACCTTCACCGGGACGATCCGTGAGCATATGCGCTACGAGAAGCGTCTGAAGTGGTATTTCATCCGTCTGCTTCTGCAGAATCCCACCCCTCCGGAAATCCATCCATACACCGGAACGTTGTTCGATATGATCGAGCACGCCCACCAGCAATACCTCAAGGTGAATCCGAGCAAGGAGAACGATGCGGCGTTCACGTTGCAGACCGTTTCCAACGTCGTGCAGGAGTTCACCGAGTTGTTCGCCCGGCAGGCCATGTGGCTGGGAAGCGTGCCTGGTACGGCCGATTGA
- a CDS encoding Na+/H+ antiporter NhaC family protein, translating into METFGAWGLLPPILTITLAFVTKDVIVSLFLGIFSGALIVAGGNPFTAVVNLTDLLACSLNDGWNIRIFLFCALLGGLVGMLSRTGSARAFGRWAAKRLHTQRSSLLMAWLFGIVIFIDDYFNSLAVGTVMRPITDKNKVPRAELAYVLDSTAAPVCILAPVSSWVVTVMSIVKGSDGFSQLGVSELTFFIKSIPYNLYALLTLIMVLVIILTGRNYGPMAKSVAYAKEMGKLYNDSYGPAPGEVEILGDGNVAKARSFDMLFPIILLIITAVTLFPLTTWMQARDGVAILTIAQARATMTLGEAFNRTDASYALFYAVVITLAVTYIYYLIRGLFSLKEASDAIIEGIKSMVPALIILTMAWTIGTIIKSSPEDGGLALGKWLSGVVVGGGFPSALVPVISVGLSALIAFSTGTSWGTFAIMIPIVMPIAIGLAQAKGLDGNGVLNATLIAVGAVLSGAVFGDHASPISDTTILSSTGAGCPHLEHVKTQMPYAVTVFVCAIVGFLFAGITQSDVVAWIATLVVFALAMVFLPRLTNAGGPSPSGK; encoded by the coding sequence ATGGAAACGTTTGGAGCCTGGGGGCTGTTGCCTCCGATCCTGACGATCACGCTGGCGTTTGTGACCAAGGATGTGATCGTCTCGTTGTTTTTGGGCATTTTCAGCGGCGCGTTGATCGTCGCCGGGGGAAATCCATTCACTGCAGTGGTCAATCTGACCGATCTGCTTGCCTGTTCCCTGAACGATGGGTGGAACATCAGAATCTTCCTGTTCTGCGCGTTGCTGGGCGGATTGGTGGGCATGCTGTCCCGGACGGGAAGCGCGCGTGCCTTCGGCCGGTGGGCGGCGAAGAGGCTGCACACCCAGCGCTCGTCCCTGTTGATGGCATGGCTGTTCGGCATCGTCATCTTCATCGATGACTACTTCAACAGTCTGGCGGTGGGGACGGTGATGCGTCCCATTACCGACAAGAACAAGGTCCCCCGGGCGGAACTGGCCTATGTCCTGGACAGTACGGCCGCTCCGGTCTGTATCCTGGCTCCGGTCTCCTCCTGGGTGGTCACCGTGATGTCCATCGTCAAGGGAAGCGATGGATTCTCCCAGTTGGGGGTCAGCGAGCTGACGTTCTTCATCAAATCCATTCCGTACAACCTGTACGCGTTGTTGACGTTGATCATGGTGCTGGTCATCATCCTCACCGGACGCAACTATGGGCCGATGGCCAAGAGTGTCGCCTACGCCAAGGAGATGGGGAAGCTGTACAACGATTCCTATGGCCCGGCTCCCGGGGAAGTGGAAATCCTGGGGGATGGGAACGTGGCGAAAGCCCGTTCGTTTGACATGTTGTTTCCCATCATTTTGTTGATCATCACGGCGGTGACGCTGTTTCCGCTGACCACGTGGATGCAGGCTCGTGACGGAGTAGCGATCCTCACCATCGCCCAAGCGCGGGCGACGATGACGCTGGGGGAGGCGTTCAACCGGACGGACGCGTCCTACGCCCTGTTCTACGCCGTGGTCATCACGCTGGCCGTGACGTACATCTACTATCTCATCCGGGGCCTGTTCTCACTGAAGGAGGCGTCGGACGCCATCATTGAGGGTATCAAGAGCATGGTTCCCGCCTTGATCATCCTCACCATGGCATGGACCATCGGGACGATCATCAAGAGCAGTCCGGAAGATGGCGGACTTGCGTTGGGCAAATGGCTCTCCGGCGTGGTGGTCGGGGGAGGCTTCCCCAGTGCGCTGGTGCCGGTGATTTCGGTAGGACTGTCCGCGTTGATCGCCTTCTCCACCGGTACGTCCTGGGGAACGTTCGCCATCATGATCCCCATCGTCATGCCCATCGCCATCGGGCTGGCACAGGCCAAAGGCCTGGATGGAAACGGAGTGCTGAACGCCACGTTGATCGCCGTCGGGGCGGTGCTTTCCGGCGCCGTCTTTGGCGACCACGCTTCTCCGATCTCCGATACGACGATCCTCTCCTCAACCGGTGCGGGATGTCCTCATCTGGAGCACGTGAAGACGCAGATGCCGTATGCCGTCACCGTCTTCGTGTGCGCCATCGTCGGCTTTCTGTTCGCCGGCATCACGCAGAGCGACGTGGTGGCGTGGATCGCCACGCTGGTCGTCTTTGCACTGGCAATGGTGTTCCTGCCTCGGCTTACGAACGCTGGCGGACCGTCTCCATCTGGGAAATGA
- a CDS encoding sodium ion-translocating decarboxylase subunit beta yields the protein MRFLLEGIQATTGGDLVMYAVGCILIFLAIKKNVEPALLLPMGFGAILVNIPLSGAVTQTIAGLGPVEGILDWLFKVGIHASEAMPLLLFIGIGAMIDFGPLLSNPKLILFGAAAQFGIFATITCAALWGFSLSDAASIGIIGAADGPTAILVSQVLHSAYVGPIAVAAYSYMALVPIIQPMAIKLVTTKNERRIRMPYNPQSVSKTARVLFPIIVTMIAGYVAPSSISLVGMLMFGNLLRECGVLDSLSDTAQHAFSNSITLLLGLTIASTMKAEAFVNLQTVMILALGLLAFVFDTMAGCLFAKFLNLFTKNKINPMVGAAGISAFPMSARVIQKMGLKEDSQNHLLMHAVAANVAGQIGSVVAGGVILSLVPRFL from the coding sequence ATGCGATTTTTGCTTGAAGGCATCCAGGCGACGACAGGCGGGGACCTTGTCATGTACGCCGTCGGATGTATTCTGATCTTCCTGGCCATCAAGAAGAACGTCGAGCCGGCTCTGCTGCTGCCGATGGGCTTCGGGGCCATTCTGGTCAACATCCCACTCTCCGGCGCCGTCACCCAGACGATTGCCGGACTGGGCCCGGTGGAAGGAATCCTGGACTGGTTGTTCAAGGTGGGCATCCATGCGTCTGAGGCGATGCCGCTCCTTCTGTTCATCGGCATCGGCGCGATGATCGACTTCGGACCGCTTCTATCCAACCCGAAGTTGATCCTCTTCGGCGCGGCCGCCCAGTTCGGCATCTTCGCCACCATCACCTGTGCCGCACTGTGGGGCTTCTCCCTTTCCGACGCCGCGTCCATCGGCATCATCGGAGCGGCGGACGGCCCGACGGCCATTCTGGTCAGTCAGGTACTGCACAGCGCCTACGTCGGCCCGATCGCCGTGGCGGCCTACTCGTACATGGCTTTGGTGCCGATCATCCAGCCGATGGCCATCAAACTGGTGACGACGAAGAATGAACGGCGCATCCGTATGCCGTACAATCCTCAGTCCGTCTCCAAGACGGCCCGGGTTCTGTTCCCCATCATCGTCACGATGATCGCCGGCTATGTGGCCCCATCGTCCATCAGTCTGGTCGGCATGCTGATGTTCGGGAACCTGCTCAGGGAATGCGGAGTGCTTGACTCGCTCTCCGACACCGCCCAGCACGCGTTCTCCAACAGCATCACGCTGCTGTTGGGACTGACCATCGCCAGTACGATGAAAGCGGAAGCGTTCGTCAACCTGCAGACGGTGATGATCCTCGCCCTGGGCTTGCTGGCGTTCGTGTTCGACACGATGGCCGGATGCCTGTTCGCCAAGTTCCTCAACCTGTTCACCAAGAACAAGATCAACCCGATGGTCGGGGCGGCGGGAATCTCCGCCTTCCCGATGTCGGCGCGGGTCATCCAGAAAATGGGGTTGAAGGAAGATTCACAGAACCACCTGTTGATGCACGCCGTGGCGGCCAACGTAGCCGGACAGATCGGCTCGGTCGTCGCCGGAGGCGTCATCCTCTCGTTGGTTCCCCGATTCCTCTAG
- a CDS encoding TRAP transporter large permease, with product MSITGLSALVLMGGFFLLMFLHIPVTFAMLIATVAAAALSGLNIATLLSPMLDGVSNFSLLAIPFFILMGEIMSAGKISDRIVDLANLIVGRFRGGLAYVNVLDSTFFGGISGSAVADVSSLGSVVIPLMVKQGYNPEFTVGLTVTTACQGVLIPPSHNMVIYALAAGGGVSIAHMFMGGILPGLWLGFCFMVYCYFAGKKYNFPKGEVIGPNDSVRWVRIRKSPAGTKWSNTPDPESWRILANPKFTCTVGKRMGIVINSVLPMLIMVIILVGVGAGIFTATESAAVACVYAFVLTYFILRSDRISHFPQVLKNSLKTLATVLSLIATAKAFAFMMTSLRIPEMITNGLLTLTDNRTLLLLIINLMLLVLGCFMDMAPLIMIMTPILLPVVTGPIIHMNPVHFGIMLIFNLAIGLCTPPVGTALFVGCAVGHTSLEKTSKATLGLFGTMVFALMVVTFVPGFTTWIPMELFGSV from the coding sequence ATGAGCATTACCGGACTTTCCGCACTGGTGTTGATGGGCGGCTTCTTCCTTCTGATGTTCCTCCACATCCCGGTGACCTTCGCCATGTTGATCGCCACCGTGGCTGCGGCAGCCCTCAGCGGACTGAACATCGCCACCCTGCTCTCCCCGATGCTGGATGGGGTGAGCAACTTCTCCCTGCTGGCCATCCCGTTCTTCATCCTGATGGGTGAGATCATGAGCGCCGGCAAAATCTCCGACCGGATCGTCGACCTGGCCAACCTGATCGTCGGCCGGTTCCGCGGAGGCCTGGCCTACGTCAACGTCCTGGATTCCACCTTCTTCGGCGGCATCTCAGGCTCGGCGGTCGCCGACGTATCCTCACTGGGGTCGGTCGTCATCCCGTTGATGGTCAAACAAGGATACAACCCGGAGTTCACCGTGGGACTGACCGTCACCACCGCCTGCCAAGGCGTGTTGATCCCTCCCAGCCACAACATGGTCATCTACGCGCTGGCAGCCGGAGGCGGCGTCTCCATCGCCCACATGTTCATGGGAGGCATTCTCCCCGGCCTCTGGCTGGGATTCTGCTTCATGGTGTACTGCTACTTCGCCGGGAAAAAATACAACTTCCCCAAGGGGGAGGTCATCGGACCGAATGATTCCGTCCGATGGGTCCGCATCCGAAAGAGTCCGGCGGGCACCAAATGGTCCAACACCCCGGATCCGGAAAGCTGGCGGATCCTTGCCAACCCGAAGTTCACCTGCACGGTAGGCAAACGGATGGGCATCGTCATCAACTCGGTGCTCCCCATGCTGATCATGGTGATCATCCTGGTAGGAGTCGGAGCCGGCATCTTCACCGCGACGGAATCAGCGGCCGTGGCGTGCGTCTACGCCTTCGTCCTTACCTACTTCATCCTCCGCTCTGACCGGATCAGCCATTTCCCTCAGGTGCTGAAGAACTCATTGAAAACATTGGCCACCGTACTCTCGTTGATCGCCACAGCCAAGGCGTTCGCCTTCATGATGACCTCGCTCCGCATCCCGGAGATGATCACCAACGGCCTGTTGACCCTGACGGACAACCGGACGCTGCTGCTGCTGATCATCAACCTGATGCTCCTGGTGCTGGGTTGCTTTATGGATATGGCCCCGCTTATCATGATCATGACGCCGATCCTCTTGCCGGTGGTCACCGGACCGATCATCCACATGAACCCGGTGCACTTCGGCATCATGTTGATCTTCAACCTGGCCATCGGGCTGTGCACGCCTCCGGTGGGCACGGCACTATTCGTCGGATGCGCCGTCGGGCACACCAGTCTGGAGAAGACCAGCAAAGCGACGTTGGGACTGTTCGGAACGATGGTGTTCGCCTTGATGGTCGTCACCTTCGTTCCCGGCTTCACCACGTGGATTCCGATGGAACTGTTCGGTTCCGTATAA
- a CDS encoding phosphoribosylformylglycinamidine synthase, translated as MGLATGLVDELYHPDYRAKHLELGAVIGAVPADHVVRVEPQAGDVVLLVGGRTGRDGCGGATGSSKRHDGSSLQQCGAEVQKGNAPEERKIQRLFRDPQVSRMIKRCNDFGAGGVSVAIGELADGLEIDLDKVPVKYQGLSGTELAISESQERMAVVVDAQNVHRFRALAARENLEATAVAVVTDSQRLVMHKGGQVIVDIARSFLDSHGAVKHAVVKIPMPNAMTSSVNSPSNQAVLQLLSRLDVCSKQGLSERFDSTIGAGTVLMPFGGRRQKTPAQVMCALLPTSGRTNACSVMAWGGDPALTKRNPFLGGRMAVIQSLSKLVAAGCDISGAWLSLQEFFGKPDAPEKWGAVTSALLGAFSAQLSFGVGAIGGKDSMSGTFGSMDVPPTVVSFAVAMHDARNVVLDHFQQAGHQIVLCEREDLPGMYREIHQLMEQGEVYSARALGSGGLAEALCVMAFGNAIGVEVTTEADLFPPRYGALVLELDASVDSVFPVIGTTTTAYRLTGWGIDLDLREAERAWEGALEPIYPRMADKGAEPVETITSPKRCVCTHAPEASVRPTVVIPVFPGTNCEMDLFKALSEAGFRPKVLVVRNLDKRAVEQSAQIFAKALADSQMLFIPGGFSGGDEPDGSGKFIASFLRNPEISEQVSRLLDQRGGLVGGICNGFQALVKLGLLPYGRICDVTEKSPTLTFNPIGRHQSMLVRTRVCSVLSPWLSEKRVGQVDLLPISHGEGRFVAPRSVLEELQKNGQIATQYVSEDGEATMHLPDNPNGSLWAIEGITSPDGRVFGRMAHSERYGTNLYRNTPYRPDDALFRGAYRYFR; from the coding sequence GTGGGGCTTGCCACCGGTCTGGTGGATGAGCTGTACCATCCCGATTACCGCGCCAAACATCTGGAGCTGGGTGCGGTCATCGGAGCGGTTCCCGCCGACCATGTGGTCAGGGTGGAGCCCCAGGCGGGAGACGTGGTGCTTCTTGTGGGAGGAAGGACCGGACGGGACGGGTGCGGTGGGGCCACCGGCTCATCCAAGCGGCACGATGGCAGTTCGCTGCAGCAGTGCGGGGCGGAGGTGCAGAAAGGCAACGCTCCAGAGGAGCGGAAGATCCAGCGGCTTTTCCGTGATCCCCAGGTCAGCCGGATGATCAAGCGGTGCAACGATTTTGGTGCCGGCGGGGTGTCCGTTGCCATCGGGGAGCTTGCCGATGGGCTTGAGATCGACCTGGACAAGGTGCCGGTGAAGTACCAGGGCCTCAGCGGGACGGAACTGGCCATCAGCGAGAGCCAGGAACGGATGGCTGTGGTGGTGGATGCCCAAAACGTGCATCGCTTCCGCGCGTTGGCGGCTCGGGAGAATCTGGAGGCGACGGCTGTTGCCGTCGTCACCGACAGCCAGCGTCTGGTGATGCATAAGGGTGGACAGGTCATCGTGGATATCGCCCGTTCGTTCCTGGACAGCCATGGTGCGGTGAAGCATGCCGTGGTGAAGATTCCCATGCCCAACGCAATGACTTCTTCGGTGAATTCTCCTTCCAACCAGGCGGTGCTGCAACTTCTTTCCCGCCTGGATGTCTGTTCCAAACAGGGATTGTCCGAACGGTTTGATTCCACCATCGGCGCCGGTACGGTGTTGATGCCGTTCGGCGGTCGGCGGCAGAAGACGCCGGCCCAGGTGATGTGCGCCCTGCTTCCCACGTCGGGACGGACCAATGCCTGTTCGGTGATGGCCTGGGGCGGGGATCCCGCCTTGACCAAGCGGAATCCATTCCTGGGTGGCCGTATGGCGGTGATCCAGAGCCTTTCCAAGCTGGTCGCCGCGGGGTGCGATATTTCCGGCGCGTGGCTCAGCCTGCAGGAGTTCTTCGGAAAGCCTGATGCGCCGGAGAAATGGGGCGCGGTCACTTCGGCGCTGCTGGGAGCGTTCTCCGCCCAACTGTCCTTCGGGGTGGGGGCCATCGGCGGGAAGGATTCGATGAGCGGAACGTTCGGTTCGATGGACGTGCCTCCGACGGTGGTCAGCTTCGCCGTGGCGATGCATGACGCCCGGAATGTGGTGCTGGATCATTTCCAGCAGGCAGGCCACCAGATCGTCCTCTGTGAGCGTGAGGATCTTCCCGGGATGTATCGGGAAATCCATCAGTTGATGGAACAGGGGGAGGTGTACAGCGCCCGGGCGTTGGGCTCGGGCGGGCTTGCCGAAGCGCTGTGCGTGATGGCCTTTGGCAATGCCATCGGCGTGGAAGTGACTACCGAAGCGGATTTGTTCCCCCCCCGGTATGGGGCGTTGGTGTTGGAATTGGATGCTTCCGTCGATTCCGTGTTTCCGGTGATCGGGACTACGACCACCGCATACCGGCTAACCGGCTGGGGGATCGACCTTGACCTCAGGGAAGCCGAGCGGGCATGGGAAGGGGCGCTGGAACCTATCTATCCACGCATGGCGGACAAGGGTGCCGAACCGGTGGAGACCATCACCAGTCCGAAGCGGTGCGTGTGCACCCATGCGCCTGAGGCCTCTGTCCGTCCCACCGTGGTGATCCCTGTCTTTCCCGGGACGAACTGCGAGATGGATCTCTTCAAGGCGCTTTCCGAGGCGGGGTTCCGTCCCAAGGTGTTGGTGGTCCGGAACCTGGATAAGAGGGCGGTGGAGCAAAGCGCCCAAATCTTCGCCAAGGCGTTGGCGGACAGCCAGATGCTGTTCATCCCCGGAGGGTTCTCTGGTGGCGATGAGCCGGATGGGTCGGGGAAATTCATCGCTTCGTTCCTCCGCAATCCTGAGATTTCCGAACAGGTCAGTCGCCTGTTGGATCAACGGGGGGGGCTGGTCGGGGGTATCTGCAACGGGTTCCAGGCGTTGGTCAAGCTGGGGTTGCTGCCCTACGGGAGAATCTGCGATGTGACGGAGAAGAGTCCGACGTTGACGTTCAATCCCATCGGGCGCCACCAGTCCATGCTGGTCCGTACCCGGGTGTGCTCGGTGCTCTCCCCGTGGCTTTCCGAAAAACGGGTCGGACAGGTGGATCTGCTTCCCATCAGCCATGGGGAAGGGAGGTTCGTCGCCCCTCGGTCGGTATTGGAGGAGTTGCAAAAGAATGGGCAGATCGCCACGCAGTATGTGAGCGAAGACGGGGAGGCGACGATGCATCTTCCGGACAATCCCAATGGGTCGCTCTGGGCGATCGAAGGGATCACCAGCCCGGATGGAAGGGTGTTCGGCCGGATGGCGCACAGCGAGCGGTACGGAACCAACCTGTACCGCAATACGCCGTATCGTCCGGATGACGCCTTGTTCCGAGGGGCGTACCGGTATTTTCGGTAA
- the purD gene encoding phosphoribosylamine--glycine ligase — MDVLVVGGGGRESALCWALKRSKDVGRVYCAPGNGGIEESVPIGVMDFPALVDFARSHQIGFVVVGPDNPLASGLVDVMEDAGFPCFGPDRKAARIEASKAFAKNLMWKYHIPTASYEIFTDLPKALAYVQKAPLPLVIKADGLALGKGVVIAQSREGAEQAVRRAMEDGAFGESGKTLVIEEFLTGPEVSVLSFTDGKTIVPMVSSMDHKRVGDGDVGPNTGGMGAVAPNPWYTPQVADQAMRTIFLPTVEAMRSEGCPFKGCLYFGLMLTPDGPKVIEYNCRFGDPEAQVVLPLLESDLLSVMEKVRSGSLKSKDVRFSTQAACSVVLCSGGYPGSYQGGREITIGETDGALLFHAGTKKVGGKLLTSGGRVMDVTATAPTLREAITAAYRAAEKVSFEGRYLRQDIGRRALLGE; from the coding sequence GTGGATGTCCTGGTGGTCGGTGGAGGCGGACGGGAGAGCGCGCTTTGTTGGGCGCTGAAACGTAGCAAGGATGTCGGGCGGGTGTACTGCGCTCCCGGGAACGGAGGCATCGAAGAGAGCGTTCCCATCGGGGTGATGGATTTTCCCGCCTTGGTTGATTTCGCCCGGAGCCACCAGATCGGTTTCGTGGTGGTCGGACCGGACAATCCCCTGGCTTCCGGTCTTGTTGATGTGATGGAAGACGCAGGCTTTCCCTGTTTCGGTCCGGACCGGAAGGCGGCCAGGATTGAGGCAAGCAAGGCGTTCGCCAAGAATCTGATGTGGAAATACCACATCCCCACCGCATCCTATGAAATCTTCACCGATCTTCCCAAAGCGCTGGCGTACGTACAAAAGGCTCCGCTTCCCTTGGTCATCAAGGCGGACGGGCTGGCGCTTGGCAAGGGTGTGGTGATCGCCCAGAGCAGGGAAGGGGCGGAGCAAGCCGTCCGACGGGCCATGGAAGATGGGGCGTTCGGAGAGAGTGGGAAAACCTTGGTCATCGAAGAGTTTCTTACCGGACCGGAGGTGTCCGTCCTGTCGTTCACCGACGGAAAGACCATCGTGCCGATGGTCTCCTCGATGGACCACAAACGGGTCGGGGACGGGGATGTCGGCCCGAACACCGGCGGGATGGGGGCGGTGGCGCCCAATCCCTGGTACACCCCACAGGTGGCCGACCAGGCGATGAGAACGATTTTCCTTCCCACGGTGGAAGCGATGCGAAGCGAAGGCTGTCCGTTCAAAGGGTGCCTGTACTTTGGTCTGATGCTCACCCCCGATGGTCCGAAGGTCATCGAGTACAACTGCCGTTTCGGGGATCCGGAAGCGCAGGTGGTGCTTCCCCTGCTGGAGAGTGACCTGCTCTCCGTGATGGAGAAGGTACGCTCAGGCTCACTGAAGAGCAAAGATGTGCGTTTCTCCACCCAGGCGGCCTGTTCTGTTGTGCTCTGCAGTGGCGGATATCCTGGCTCGTATCAGGGGGGCAGGGAGATCACCATCGGGGAAACGGATGGGGCGCTGTTGTTCCATGCCGGGACGAAGAAGGTGGGTGGAAAGCTTTTGACCAGTGGCGGTCGGGTGATGGATGTGACGGCAACCGCGCCGACGCTCAGAGAAGCCATTACCGCGGCCTACCGGGCCGCGGAAAAGGTTTCGTTCGAAGGACGGTATCTGCGCCAGGACATTGGTCGCCGGGCGCTGTTGGGGGAATGA
- a CDS encoding TRAP transporter small permease, producing MQTSREARFSRWLVANHLVPDTVHCTGKERFPEWLRVINHWAHKIMLYVAEIALAMMVAIVFMTVILRYFFNTGIGWAEEVPRLLVTLFAFLACAIGVRDHIHISVNVIYNLCGPKGKWWFDKFSDSAILFCGLYMLLYGGARMIKMAGLPGTLPMTGWPVWIQYLPVPLAGFLITFDSILFLSGVLKKDDLLYSEQETDYVALVKEQKNQEAST from the coding sequence ATGCAAACTTCAAGAGAGGCCCGGTTCTCCCGATGGCTCGTTGCGAACCATCTGGTGCCGGATACCGTGCATTGTACGGGAAAGGAACGCTTTCCCGAATGGCTCAGGGTCATCAACCACTGGGCGCACAAGATCATGCTGTACGTGGCGGAGATCGCCCTGGCCATGATGGTGGCCATCGTCTTCATGACCGTCATTCTTCGCTATTTCTTCAACACCGGCATCGGCTGGGCGGAGGAAGTACCCCGCCTGCTGGTCACCCTTTTCGCCTTCCTGGCCTGCGCCATCGGGGTGCGGGACCACATCCATATCTCGGTGAACGTCATCTACAATCTCTGCGGTCCCAAAGGCAAGTGGTGGTTCGACAAGTTCTCCGACAGCGCCATACTCTTCTGCGGGCTGTACATGCTGCTGTATGGAGGAGCGCGGATGATCAAGATGGCGGGTCTGCCAGGAACGCTTCCCATGACCGGATGGCCGGTCTGGATCCAGTACCTGCCTGTGCCCCTGGCGGGATTTCTCATCACCTTTGACTCGATCCTGTTCCTCTCCGGCGTCCTGAAGAAGGATGACCTGCTGTACAGCGAACAGGAAACGGATTACGTCGCGCTGGTCAAAGAACAGAAAAACCAGGAGGCCTCCACATGA
- a CDS encoding nitroreductase family protein: METLRKIVPAEHFSQTEEKINAFKAGYGTALFFEDTAVTQNLMDQFALYKDNFPVWAQQANGMLQYAIWIGLANIGLGASLQHYNPLIDDQVKRTWKVPGSWKLLAQMPFGQPHETAEPKDKLPMSERLEVFSK; the protein is encoded by the coding sequence ATGGAAACCCTTCGCAAGATTGTTCCGGCGGAGCATTTCAGCCAGACGGAAGAGAAGATCAACGCGTTCAAGGCCGGGTACGGCACGGCGTTGTTCTTTGAGGATACGGCGGTCACCCAGAATCTGATGGATCAGTTCGCCCTGTACAAGGACAACTTCCCCGTTTGGGCGCAGCAGGCCAACGGCATGTTGCAGTACGCCATCTGGATCGGTCTTGCCAACATTGGCTTGGGCGCTTCCCTGCAGCACTACAATCCCTTGATCGACGACCAGGTGAAGCGGACATGGAAGGTTCCCGGCTCCTGGAAGCTGCTGGCGCAGATGCCGTTTGGTCAGCCGCATGAAACGGCCGAGCCGAAGGACAAGCTGCCGATGTCCGAGCGTCTGGAAGTATTCTCCAAATAA